cttAAGGAGCTCTGTTCTGTTCTCTTACACATAATGGCTCTGAGGTTTACTCTAAGAAGACAACCCTTATGCTAAAGATAAAACTGGTTTTGGTTCAACACTACCACAACCAGCAAGCAGAGATGAAGCAAGCAGCCTGGCATCCCTCAGCCCCGTGTCCCCCAGTCACAGACAAGGCTGTTTTGTGGCTCTGCTTCCACTCCTTGAATTCCAGTGGGAATGGGTATCCAACACCTCCTTGAGAGGGGCTGGCCTGTGTGCAGGGCTGGTAGGGAGCAGGGGCCAGAAAGGGCAGGCAAGGCTTCCAGACAGTgcctctgagctgcaggagtGTTGCACCCACGTGTCTTCATCTCAAAATAGACCCAACTGCAGCAAGTGCCAGAGACCATGCAATGACACTGTGTGGTGTGGGTTGGgtgcagaaaggaggaaaaaagggaaagtctATTTAGGAAACTTATTTCCTGGTACTGTGCCTCTCCTGTGAGAGCTaaggttttaaaacaaacactgtgGGCAAATAAACTCTGTCCTGCAAAGCAGATGAGACatttcacagaagcacagagacATGTCAGTAGGAAGGGCCATCAGGGGAtctccagcccagccacctCCTTCCAAGCACATCCACTCAAAGCAGGATGCTCCATCAAATCTGGAGAACCACCAGGCACTGAGATCTCATGGCCTCTCTGCAGCCTCTTTCCTTTGAGCACCCCCTGCatagaaattgcttttctttatattGAGGCCAAAGTTGCCATGTTCCAACACGTCCCTGTTGCCTCTCCTCCCATCCTTCTGCACCtctgaagagtctggctccaccTTCTCCACCCCTGCCTCTCCTTAACCTCTTCTAAAGCCTGAACAacctcccagccccacctcaTAAGGCCCCTGCTCCACTTCCTAACACCTGCCAACAGCAGGAGGTACAGaagcaccacaaaaaaacaggcagaaagtGAGTTAAGAAAGTGACTGAGCAAAGTGAACTGGTGGCAGGACCCACCCTGACAGGAACAGTGTGACAGGCTTCCAGGGATGACAGTGTCACCCATGGCTACACTGGGTGCAGCCTGGGAGCGCAGGTGCTGCCAGGAGGAGATGCCAGGATGGGCACAGCCCCAGGGGGCTGCCTCtgcaagctgctgctttcaagATTTGAGCAAAATACACTGTGAGGAGACAGGAAGAGCAGCACCTTGAGGTCAAGcactgggcaggagcagggccaggctggtCAGAcctgtggtgctgggctggctgctccaGTGGCCAGAAACACCCACCCGTGGCAAggcaggagactccacagcccgAGTTTCAACCCAGGTTATGTTCTGTACCACCCTGGGAGAAACAGGCTGGAAATGCAAGGTCTTCCATCCACAGCCAGCTTGGCAGCACATCACACACATTCCACAGAGAAAGCTCAGGTGGGCTGCCCTACACATGGAGCAGGAAGCAAACAGGGGAACACACTGGGCCAACATTGCCCAATCGTAATTTTCAGTTCCTGGCTTTGGTGCTTCCATGCTGACTCTGGGACTCCTACTTGGGAAGTCAGAGAGGAAAAGCCAAGCAGACATCAGAAAGTGCCCCAGTCACACCAGATTTTCTTTCTACCCAACCACACCAATTCCCTCCCTGCTTGGAACCCCCTGAAACAACCAACAACTGGTCCAGGGAACTGAGCTAAGGAAGCAGCTGACAGAGGTGCAGAGAAGCACCCTGCAGCACCTAGTCTAGAGATGATGCTAAAAAACTGGCTTCTGGATGTGCCAAAGGTTTCCTGTGTGACCCTGGACAGGTCAGTTCAGTACAGCCCTGCTGTACACAGAAGGGGTGACACTGACCTGTCCCATGGATTGACTCATTGATCTCTAAGGCACTTGGAGATGCTTGGGTATGGAGAAAAACCATGAAAGGAACCAACACTGTGGAGGGCACAGCAAGCAGAGAGAAGAGCCAAAACACACGTGTGCTCCCACCCACTGACTCCACACAGCACACAAGGTCCATGGTGTTTATAACACATGTAGTACAGACAAGGTGATCTTTCTACTGATAGAGAcaagagaggagaaagacaCCAGAGAAAAGTCTACCAGGGTATTTGTGAACAGTGTTCCCAAAGGATCTCAGGATGAACTTGCTTCCACTAGGAAGGATCAATTGTTTGCTCTCGGAAAGGCCACCCAAATACTGGGCAATACAGCTTTTAGGCCAGAAAAACCACAGATGGGACAAGCTGTGATTTGCAAAGCCATCtgatttcagcagctctgtttGTGGCAAGTACGTGTGCTCCTTCTTCTCACCCTGATTCAGGGATCTTAGTCTTTCTTGCCCTAGGCTGAGCAGCAATGCAGAGGGACAAGAAATAATGGAGCCATTCTCCTCAGCGCCTTGTAGCCGTTGGTGGCTTCCAAGCAGTCCTCTGCCCGAGCATGGGAAGAACAAGTGGAGATGGAAGCCATTCTCTCACATATCCATCTCCCTTCCCCACAAGAGCTTTGGTCTGTGTCACTGGGATGAATTTCAGCACCAGCCCTCGGCCACACAGTGGCTCTGTGCATCGTCACTCCGTGGTCTGGATGTAAACAGGGACAGCCAGCATGGTGCAGGGGCCATCAGAGGCAGCCTGCAGTTCTGCCAGGGCCAGATTGGAGGCGATGCTGTTGGGCTGCCCAGGAACAACAAGGTCTGAGTCAGCAGCTCCCGACCCACCAACCACGATGGACAGGACGGCGTCCGACTCCTGGAATGCTTCTTTGTTAGGGCCACCTTCGGGGGGGCTTTCCCCAGCAGCGCcctccttcagctctgccagccccagctgcctggggagggacaggCCTGCCTTGCGCCCCCGTCCCACCCTTTTCTTCTGGGGCTTCCTGAGCTGCAGGTCCTTGTCCTTGGGTGAGCCCAGCCGGCACTTGTGGTCCTTCATGTACTTGTGGCGTGTGAAGCCCTTGCTGCAGGTGGGGCAGCGGTACTTGTAGTTGCCGGTGTGGGAGCGCTGGTGCTCCACCATGTGGGCTCGGCGGCTGAAGGACTTGTTACAGTACTGGCACTTGTGGATCTTCATCCCTGCAGAGCACCAGAGGGGGGAAAAGCCGAGTTAGACACCCTgcaccacagaatcacaggatctcaggggttggaagggacatcaaaagatcacccagcccaacccccctgccagagcagggtcacccagagcacatcacacaggaacgtgtccaggtgggtttgaatgtctccagagaaggagactccacagcctctctgggcagcctggcccagggctctgtcactctcacaggaaagaagttcttcctgatattcacatggaacctcctgtgctccagtttgcacccattgccccttgtcctgtcactggacatcactgaacaaagcctggtctgccctcctgacactccccctttacatatttgtaaacatggatgaggttgcccctcggtctcctccaagctcaagagacccagctccctcagcctttcctcatcagggagatgttccactccctccatcatctttgtagctctgccctggactctttccagcagttccctgtccttctggaactgaggggcccagaactggacacaacattccagatgtggcctcaccaaggcagaatagagggggaggagaacctcccttgacctactaaccactccctttctaatacaccccaggatgccattggccttcttggccacaagggcacattgctggctcatggtcatcctcctgtccaccaggacccccaggtccctctctcctaccctgctctccagcagctcagccctcaAACACCAGAAAGCGGGAGATCTGCACCGCGCCGCCGGggtgcccagcagctccacctcCTCTTCCAAGGAGATGGTCCCTGATGGAAGGGAGGAGACACGGTGCCAGgcatggttttttttccaaagcagatgGGGATTTCACAAGGGAGAGCAAAAACTGCCAAAATCATCACAGGCACCTggaggatcatctggtccaacctttccaggtgATGCTGTAGTTTGCAGCCAGACAAGGGTGAGCGGCCCCACTCCTCAAAGGTCTGTGTTTAGGAAGGGCTAAAAGAATAGTTCTTGCCTCAAGGAAGAGGATTTAAAtatcaccagaaaaaaatgccacatAATggtgaaaatggaaaacaatctTCAactctggtgggtttttttcaagtgtatttggtaagtaaaaaaaagggtcactttttttcttcccaagaaTGGGGAGGTACAGTCTGAAGCCAACCACCCACTGCAGGCTCAGCACCAGCCCATCTGAGCACACCCTGCAGGATGTGACAGGCACAACTGCCAGTTTTACCCCAAGAGCCAAAAGCCAGAACATTCCCTAGAACAtgggaataaattatttgtcttcATTAGGAGTGGGAGCATCATTTCTGGAACACAGGAGGGAATCAAATCCCACGAAATCTCAAACACAGCCAGTAAtccagctctgcttctgtgtCTTGCCAGCAGGCCCTGCCTAGAGATACTGCCTTAGAAAACTGACCAAAGCTTAGACACAGATGTAAATGTAAGCTCACtttaacagattaaaaaaatctaaagctACTAAGAGGTTATCAATAATTCAGGCCTATATCTGGGAAAGGCTGTGCCACACCTGGTGGAAGATTCTCCCACAGGACACTacagagcagctgtgtttgCTGAGTGGTGGGGGGAGGGACACTGCAGGGAAAGCACCTGTAAGGAACATCTTGCACTTTTCACAGGTTGCTCTCATTTCTCAGGTTTACTCCTTCCTCTGGaacctgcagcacccagcaaaTCCCAGCCACTCCATTCCCAACCCCTGGCAGCACGGGCAGAGCTGCACTTACCCGAGTGGGACAGGATATGAGCCTTCAGCTTGTCAGGCCTGTTGAACTCCTTATTGCAGCCCGTGTGGCTTCTGTAACAAGAAATGCTGGTGAGCAGCATGAATCCATTGAGCATCGATGTATAAACAGATCCTGGACCATAAAGAGACTCACAACCCTTCTTAGCAGCCCCAGATGGGTCCCTCTGCTGTTTCAGCCCGTCTGGAGAGGAGCAAGAAACAAACAGGTTGCCACAGGCACacgtggctgctgctgcacatggGCTGTGTCTTGCTAGGACATGCCCCAAAATCAGCAAGTTTAAGATCCCAGCTGCAGACAGAAATACTTTGGAAGCAGCTACAaggtggctggagcagggagaatCCAGTCAGCCTTGGCTATCTCAGAAGGCCCGTGGCTGTGCCATGGATTTGGGAATGCACCTTATAAATCTGGGTTTCTCCAGCTCAGACACAAGTTCCTGTGTTGCTCTTCAAGACATGGCAGGGAGAGCCCATCACTTGGTCAAACTGTGCTTCAAATAATACTCCTTATCTTCCCCAGTGCTCACCAGGAGCAACCCCCAAGCCTCCCCGTGAAGCCAGGCCTTTATGGAGGGCTTGATGAACTGAGATGGAATAACGTGTCCCCCACAGGATATCAGTGACAAAGAACTAGGACTAACTGGGACTCCCAGTTCAACAGCACGCAGCATTCCTGCCTCCCCATGAAGAGGAGACTGGGAGATGCCACACATGTTCCCAAGGATATCTGCAGGAGACATTTCTTTTATCCCAAACCCCATCCCAACCCCATGAAGACATGCCACCAGGATGGAGACACACTACGTACGAGAAGGGACATTTATATTTCTTAAAAGGCTCGTGGATCAGCATGTGTCTCTTGAGCTTGTCTTTCCGATTGAAAGCTGCATCACACACTGAGCACTTGAAGGGCTTTTCACCTGGATGAAAAAAGAGACCAGGAGTCCAGTCACATGGGGCTGCTTCAGCCACACACAGGGCTCACCCAGGCAGCAGTGCcactctctgcttctctgtaaaCTTGCCCAAGCTTCCCTACCCTGTGAATCCAGAGGGGgtgatcagaaggctggagcagctctgctctggagacaggctgggagagttggggtgttcagcctggagaagagaaggctccagggagaccttagagcaccttccagtgcctgaaggggctccaggaaagctggggaggggcttgggacaagggcagggagggatgggacaagggggatggattaaaactggaagaggggagatttaggtgagacattagggggaaattcttgagtgtgagggtggtgagaccctggcccaggttgcccagggaagctgtggctgccccatccctggcagtgttgaagggcaggttggatggggcttggagcaacctgggctggtgggaggtgtccctgcccatgcaggggggtggaactagatgagctttaaggtcccttccaacccaaacattCTATGAGTCTTGGATGGGTAAATGGGTGGATACAATCCACACTGGGCactgctcctgctctccagtggcttctgcagctgcttccacaGGGAAGCCACTTCCATGTCCCACTTCCCACTGGATGCAGTACTGGGCAGGAGGCTGAACTCAACCCATCCATCTCCTAAACCCCAGGTGACTTGCCCTGATCACTCTGGTGATCAGGACGAGAGCCAGGGCAttacagagagcagcagggataGGGAGGCAGGGAGCACTGTGGTGCCAGGGGGGTCATACCCGAGTGGATGTGGGCATGCAGCTTGAGGTAGTGCTCCCGGCGGAAGAACTTCTTGCAGATCTGGCACTTGAACTTGCTGCCCCCGCCGTGCGTGGGGATGTGGCGGCGCAGGTACCGCTCGCAGGGGAACACCTGTTGGCACACAGACCCAAGGCTGGGAGCCAGCAGCATGCCAGGGGCAGCTGGTGGCCACGGGCAGGGGAGCTGTGGCCTGCACAGAAGCCACCAGAAGCTCGTGGTGGCTGCTTTCTTGGGAAGGACGCTCTGAGGAAACCATTAGTTTGCatcaggaaaacacagagagagcttgaaaacaaagaaacacgCACCCCAAACCTTCTCAAGAAACACACAAGCTGAAACCCTGCTGCTCAGTTTGGTGACACCATATTGCTGAGGGCCAGCACCCCAGATGGATGCCCAGTCTCCCACCAGAACAAGCAACAGGACGGGCTGGGCAAGGAGCCCCCATGACTTCTGCCTTCCTACAGTGTTATCTTCACTTCGTGCTTCCCCACCACCCCAATGGCTCCCAGTCCTGGTCTTTATGAAGCTAGTAAGAATGATTCCTCTGGCTAAAGGGGATACCCAAGCTAAGGGAATTCCTAATGTGGATGCTGCAAGATGCACCTGAGGGGAGCACAGGATATCCAGGGGTTCTGGCACCCAGGACTGTGCTCTCATACCtccagaaaacagcaggatTAGTAGgaatacaaagtaaaaaatactgctgcagATAATGGGCTTTCCAACCCCTATGCTGCATGTCCCACCCAGGCTCAGAAGGGCATCCATCACCTGGTGGGAGAAGTGGAGAGAAGACAGGTAAAGAGAGATGGGTTACTGACCGTGGCAGGAGAGCATTTCCCCTCCTGAGCTACCTCAGTACAGAATGGTCACTGCTTTGAGATTGGCCCTGCCCCTACTACAGGATATTAATATCCTTTCCTATAAACAGAAGAGCAAGGGTTCAAACTTTAGTCTGGatttcaaaaaataatgtattagaATTAAAACCTCACCAAATTCTGCCTCTCAAACCCCCTCAGGGGCTGCACTGAAGAGAGTATTTCCAGCAAAAACCTACCCAGGCCCAGTTACACCACTCAGGTTTCTCTTTGCCAAGGACACAGAGCACTCACCCAAAAGAGGGGAGTGAGGGGGAGCCCACAGACTTCTGTTGTGACAGAAGATGAGGACAGTGATGGAGGTGTACAAGCTCCCCCAGGACTCAGGGCTTTTCTTGCCCAACCTTCCAGCCATAGGTAGCCAGGCGTGGTGGGTCGAAGGCACTGCTGTCACTCTAAGACTTCCCTAAACCAGCCTTCTCCTCCAGAGACACTTCCTTACAAGACAAACAGTGAGCAGTCCTGTGCTGCCAGGGGAGTCAGGGAGCTGCCCTGGCAAATTCTGTTCAGAAAATGGGACCTGGTAGAaaagccagcactgcagggaggaaCAGACTCTGCATGAGAGGTCAGAGCTAGAGGCCTGGGGTGCAATCACCTCTGTCTCTGAAAAGCACCTGCCAGTCTGTACTgaagcaggaagggaaaggaaagggagctGAAGGTTCCCACCCCCCTCAGAGCCCTGTCGAGGTGTCCAGGaccagctggggcagcagtgaACCCACCCACCTTCTGGCAGTGAGGGCAGGGAAAGTTGTGTGTTGCTGTCTGCAGATGGTGCTCCAGGGCCTCCGGGGTGGAGTACTTATTGACACACTTCACACACCTAACGTGGAGAGAAAGGACAGAGCCTGTGAAGACACAGCCAGCAAAGCCCACCCTGCAGGCAgaccccaggcagggctgcccagccctTCCAGGCTGATCTTTGACAGGGTCAGCTTGGTGCAgacaacaccaccaccaccccccaggGGCTCTGAAACCTCAAACACCCACATGGCCAGGTCACACTCACACTTGGCATCCTTCCCGAGGGGGAGATGCTGGGAAAATGGATGAAGAAGCCTTTAAATTGCCAGCTCTTCCACACAGACACCCATGGAAGCACCCAGGGACCCAAGAACATATTCCACATTGCTTCCTCATGGAGATGAGCCCCAAGTAATGactgttcagcttagagaagaggaggctgagggaggatctcatcaatgctttTACATATCTAAATAGGGTGTCAAGGAGGATGGGCCAgattcttctcagtggtgtccagtgacaggacaaggggcaatgggcacaaactggtgGATAGGAGGTATAAcctaaatatcagaaaataccTCTTTATactgagggtaacagagcactgggacagggtgcccagggaggttgtaaatgtctctccaaggatggagacattccaaacctggatgtgttcctgtgggatctgctgtaggggatcctgctctagcagggggttggactccagaggtcacttccaacctttACCATTCTGTggttgtgtgattctgtgacttgcaGTGATGGGATCTTCCCACACAACTGATCCCAGCCTTTCACTGTCTTTCTAAAAGGTTCCTTGCATTCAAAGTGCTTTGCCCTAGCAGCCTGATGGAGGGACCCCCCCCCATCTGCCACATTTTTGGGTGTCCAAAAGAACCACAGAAGACTTGGCCCCCTCTTCCCTCTGAGGTCCCCACCAGTCTCAGCCAAACACACTCTGCACCCACTCACTCCTACAAGCCTTGTGAGCACCGATTGCTACTGTACTTGTACACGGCCACATCCTTcttggggctgtgctggggcagcaggctGTGGGAGTACTGGTGGACACCCAGCTCATACAGGGAGGGGAAGTCCTTGCTGCAGAGGTGGCAGCGATAACTCAGCTCCTCCTGGTGGCTCTTGATGTGCTCAAGGAAGGACTCCAGCTTTTGGAAGGTCTGAGCACAGGTCTTCACCACACACTTGTACACCTGGGTGAAGAAGGGAGAGTGACTGGAGGGGCACACCAGAGAAACAGGCAGGGGAAATCCTCTGCCAACAGACAGAGTGGCCTTCCATTTTGCAAGTCTTTGCCATGGGGTCATTTACAGAAAGGGACCACTGCCCCTTGACCCACCATGGAGAACAGCCGAGCTGATGTTATGAACAAAGCAGCACCACAGTTCCCAGAACATCCCACCATGCCCTCAGCCATGGGCCTTTAGCACTCAGGGCACAGCAGAAACCCTGCCCTGCACTGTAGCAGGACAAAACGTGGAGGTAAAACAtgcctctcctctgctgcaTTCCTCAGAGGATGAGTCTTTGaagagcagtgcagagcagcttgGCATCAAAATGTGGCTGACAGCTCGAGGTGGAGACAACAGCAGAACCTGCAGGGAGTTCACATTCTGCAAATGCAGATTGTCAGGGCACTCCTCTAAGAAAGCAAAGGGGCAGGAAGGGGTGTTGGTGTGATCGCCTGAAACCACTTGGGTGGGTGAGACCACAACACCACAGCAGTGACTGTCCCACCACCTGAGGGCTGCCACCTACACTAAAAACTTCAGACTTCGCTTCTTCTCTGGCCACCCAAACTTGCTTGGCTGACTTCTCACTCAGCAGGGTGGAGGCAGAGGAACTTTTCAAAGCCACCCAGACCATAGAGCTGCAACCCAGACATCCAGAGAGCTGAGCTACCTGCAAAGCACTGGCAGCTTCACAGAGCAAGAGGCTCAGGACAGGCCCTGGGAGCTGGTGCACTTATATGAAGCCCATCCCAATCTCATCACTGCCACAGGGCACCCGTGTCCCCACCTGCTCGTTCTTGTGCTGGGTCATGTGTGATTTCAGCTGGAAATAGGTGTTGAATTTGCTGGGGCAGAACTGGCACTGGTAAGAGCTATCGATCAAGACAACCTGCTTGGCTTCCAGCTTGCCCGGCTCGCTCTCCTCCAAGGGGCTCATGTCCTGGAGTGGCTCTGCAGGATTCCTTGTGGGCTGAGTCAAACCTGGAGAGGGAGAAATTCACAgctctgaaagctgctgtgccagtgccACACTGCTGAGACACACCAGGCCTGGCTCTGGGGCCaggctcttccttccttt
This sequence is a window from Apus apus isolate bApuApu2 chromosome 15, bApuApu2.pri.cur, whole genome shotgun sequence. Protein-coding genes within it:
- the ZNF341 gene encoding zinc finger protein 341 isoform X2; the protein is MAQTIFEALEGMDNQTVLAVQSLLDGQGGVTDPSTQNVSSSTAIQSMDDEDVFLCGKCKKQFNSLPAFMTHKREQCQGNAPSLSTVSLATNSVYTPSITSVQQAPSASRQQISTYITVPPSPLIQTLVQGNILVSDEVLMSAMSAFTSLDQPMPAVQPPGQSSLNMHPGTGYLSQPPPPPPPPQPPPPQPPPAAPPSLGAPGQPSAGGSSVVEVYSAPAPMAATSTVEIQTLGMPPYPPMEVPSQCVESPVYPSPPVYSPGKQGFKAKSTSTPTALSSTGGAGVVGFDSASTAKSRRCKNEGGLQEGKPKSPKLKCTYCDKAFTKNFDLQQHIRSHTGEKPFQCIVCGRAFAQKSNVKKHMQTHKVWPPGLGCTISRNSITVQVMALNPNQPEDEENTGLTQPTRNPAEPLQDMSPLEESEPGKLEAKQVVLIDSSYQCQFCPSKFNTYFQLKSHMTQHKNEQVYKCVVKTCAQTFQKLESFLEHIKSHQEELSYRCHLCSKDFPSLYELGVHQYSHSLLPQHSPKKDVAVYKCVKCVNKYSTPEALEHHLQTATHNFPCPHCQKVFPCERYLRRHIPTHGGGSKFKCQICKKFFRREHYLKLHAHIHSGEKPFKCSVCDAAFNRKDKLKRHMLIHEPFKKYKCPFSSHTGCNKEFNRPDKLKAHILSHSGMKIHKCQYCNKSFSRRAHMVEHQRSHTGNYKYRCPTCSKGFTRHKYMKDHKCRLGSPKDKDLQLRKPQKKRVGRGRKAGLSLPRQLGLAELKEGAAGESPPEGGPNKEAFQESDAVLSIVVGGSGAADSDLVVPGQPNSIASNLALAELQAASDGPCTMLAVPVYIQTTE
- the ZNF341 gene encoding zinc finger protein 341 isoform X1 codes for the protein MAQTIFEALEGMDNQTVLAVQSLLDGQGGVTDPSTQNVSSSTAIQSMDDEDVFLCGKCKKQFNSLPAFMTHKREQCQGNAPSLSTVSLATNSVYTPSITSVQQAPSASRQQISTYITVPPSPLIQTLVQGNILVSDEVLMSAMSAFTSLDQPMPAVQPPGQSSLNMHPGTGYLSQPPPPPPPPQPPPPQPPPAAPPSLGAPGQPSAGGSSVVEVYSAPAPMAATSTVEIQTLGMPPYPPMEVPSQCVESPVYPSPPVYSPGKQGFKAKSTSTPTALSSTGGAGVVGFDSASTAKSRRCKNEGGLQEGKPKSPKLKCTYCDKAFTKNFDLQQHIRSHTGEKPFQCIVCGRAFAQKSNVKKHMQTHKVWPPGLGCTISRNSITVQVMALNPNQPEDEENTGLTQPTRNPAEPLQDMSPLEESEPGKLEAKQVVLIDSSYQCQFCPSKFNTYFQLKSHMTQHKNEQVYKCVVKTCAQTFQKLESFLEHIKSHQEELSYRCHLCSKDFPSLYELGVHQYSHSLLPQHSPKKDVAVYKCVKCVNKYSTPEALEHHLQTATHNFPCPHCQKSVLPKKAATTSFWWLLCRPQLPCPWPPAAPGMLLAPSLGSVCQQVFPCERYLRRHIPTHGGGSKFKCQICKKFFRREHYLKLHAHIHSGEKPFKCSVCDAAFNRKDKLKRHMLIHEPFKKYKCPFSSHTGCNKEFNRPDKLKAHILSHSGMKIHKCQYCNKSFSRRAHMVEHQRSHTGNYKYRCPTCSKGFTRHKYMKDHKCRLGSPKDKDLQLRKPQKKRVGRGRKAGLSLPRQLGLAELKEGAAGESPPEGGPNKEAFQESDAVLSIVVGGSGAADSDLVVPGQPNSIASNLALAELQAASDGPCTMLAVPVYIQTTE